In the Flavobacteriales bacterium genome, AAAGCAGGAACTAAAGTTTATTCACCATTGGTAGCAATGGCATTAATGGTTTTTGTACTTGTCTACTTTCCATGTGTTTCTGTAATTGCCTCTATCCGAAAAGAATCTGAAGAAGTTAAGTGGTCCATTTTTACAGTAGTATATAGTACCAGTTTAGCATGGTTTTTGTCCTTCTGTATATTTCAAATTGGTTCGTATTTTATTTAAAGTAATAATGCAAGAAATAGTAACATATATAATAGTTGGTGGAGCCTTTTTCTATGCTCTTTACAAAAGCTCTAAATTACTTGTGGTCAGAAAGAAGACAGATCCTTACTGTGAAGACATCAAATGTGATGGTTGCAGCTTTAAAGATGGTTGCCATAGCAAAGAAGAAACTACCGTAATAAGTTAACTTTATCTCTTACGACAACGTATGAATATTAAACACACAAGTTATTAGAAATTGAAATTCCTTATCCTATCCATAATTATCTCCGCGCTAACACTAGAATCTCAGGCTCAAATAATCATTTTAAAAGATGTAAAAGAAACGAGTAGTGACAATAATGAAATTACATTCTCTGAAACAATAGAAGCCTACGGATCAGGCAGTCAAGTTTCAGCTAAGTTTAAAAGATACGAGCCTTCATCTGAAATATTAGCAACATTTAAAACCCAAAGACCAAATGAAGAGCCTACACATTGGAACCTTGTATATCATGAAGGTGATAAAGAAAACGTTGTATACCATGTTTCGTTCGGAACAATTGAAAAAGATGATGGCGTTATTCTTATAGACAAATCAGGTAACTGGATTGGAACAAAATACTATGATGAGTCATGGCATTACCCTGCACAATCATGGAGTATTGTTCGTAAAACAATAAGTAAACTTAATATTGAAACACTATTCGAAGAATACATTACAATCAAAAAACCAGAAGGGATTTATTGCATGTATCGTTGCCTACGTACGGACAATACAGTGATGAAAATTGAATTCAACGAAAAGGGAAACGAAACTAGGATTCAGGAAATTCAAGATAAATAAGGTTTGCTCTAGCAAATTTCGAACTTAGCCCCATCTTCCCCTAAAATAGTATTCGAAAAAACTTCTTTTGCCTCTTCTAACAAAGGAGTTAGCTCTCTATACCTTGCTGAAAAATGACCTAAAATAAGCTTTTCAACCTTGGCTTTTTTCGCAATGCTTGCAGCCTGCTTCGCAGTTGAATGTTTTGTCTTTTTTGCCCTATCCTTCATGTCATGCATAAAAGTTGCCTCATGATAAAGTAAATCAACATTCTTCAATATTGGTATTAGGTCCTCTTTATAGGCAGTATCAGAACAATAAGCATAACTTCTAGGGACTTTAGAAGGAAAAGAAAAATCTTCATAGCTCAATTCTACTCCATCCTTTGAGAACACGTTATTTCCTCTTTTTACATTTACAATATCCTCTATAGACAAATTAAACTTTGCAGCCTTTTCCTTATTTAATCGTCTCTCTTGTTCTTTTTCCTTAAAAAGATAACCAGTACAAGAAATCCCATGATCTAATGGGAAAGAATAAACTTCAACTTTATCATTCTCAAATATCAATTCCTTTTCGTTATAACCAACTTCTATAAAAACA is a window encoding:
- a CDS encoding ribonuclease Z, producing the protein MSFSVTILGCSSATPTSRRNQSSQVVEVSGSLFLIDCGEGTQMQLRRYRIRFQKIHHIFISHLHGDHYLGLMGLLLTMHLFGKTSIVKIFGPANLKPIILEQLKYTDSYINYELVFIEVGYNEKELIFENDKVEVYSFPLDHGISCTGYLFKEKEQERRLNKEKAAKFNLSIEDIVNVKRGNNVFSKDGVELSYEDFSFPSKVPRSYAYCSDTAYKEDLIPILKNVDLLYHEATFMHDMKDRAKKTKHSTAKQAASIAKKAKVEKLILGHFSARYRELTPLLEEAKEVFSNTILGEDGAKFEIC